The genomic region TACGGCGCGGGTGATCCTGTTAACCGATGCCGCCAGTTCGGTGCCCGCGACGATCCAGCCCTCGGGCCAGAATGCGCTGATTGCCGGCGACAACAGCGCCGCTCCGATAATCGATTTCCTGGAAAACCCGGACAAACTGCGCCCCGGTGACCGGGTGATAACCTCGGGCGATGGCGATGTATTCCCGGCCGGGCTATTGATTGGCCAGGTGGCCAGCGACCCCTCTGGCCGTTTGCGGGTGCGCCTGTCTGCCGATTATGAGCGGCTGGAGTTTCTGCGCGTGCTGCGCCACCATGGCACCGAAGGCATCAATACCCCCGGAGGGCTGGTGACGCCGCCACCCGGGGCGCCCCTGCCGCGCCCCCGCCCCAAGAGCCTGGGGACCGACAATGGCTAACACCTCGCCTGCGCATGTCTGGATCATGCGGGCTGCGTTCCCGGCGCTGGCCCTGCTGATCATGTTTTTCCACCTGTTGCCGCTGGATACGGTTCCGCGCAAATGGGCGCCGCCTGATCTGCTGGTGGCCTCGGCATTGGCCTGGTCGCTGCGCCGCCCGGACTATCTTCCGACTGTGTTGCTGGCGGTGACACTGTTGCTGGCGGACCTGATGTTTCAAAGACCCCCCGGGTTGCTGGCATTGCTTGTGCTGTTGGCATGCGAGTACCTGAAGCCCCGCGCCCTGAGCCACCGCGATACCGGTTTTGCCGCCGAGTGGCTTTCGGTCAGCCTGGTCCTGACCGCAATTACCGTGCTCAACCGCATGGCGCTGGCGCTGGTGGGCGTGCAGCAAGCGCCGTTTGGTTTGATCCTGATACAGATGATACTGACCATTGCCGCCTATCCCTTGGTGGTGCTTGTCAGTCAGTCTATTCTGGGGGTGCGCCGGATGAGCTCGACTGAGCTTGAGACCCTGGGAATACGCCTATGAAACGCAACCCAAAAGAACTGGAAACCACCCATCGCACTCTTAGTCGCCGGGCTCTGTTGCTGGGCGGTTTTCAGCTGGTCTTTGCCGGTGGTCTGGCGATGCGGATGCGTCACCTGCAGGTGGATCAGGCCGACCAGTTCCGGCTGCTGGCGGAAGAGAACCGCATCAACATCCGGCTGCTGGCCCCGGCCCGGGGTGAAATCTTTGACCGCAATGGCATTGCGCTGGCCCGCAATTCCCCCTCTTACCGCATCATCATTGTCCCCGAAGATGCAGGCGACGTCGACAAGGTGATCAAGGATCTATCGCGGCTGATCGAGATTGATCCCAAGGATCTGGAACGCGCCATTGCCGAGATGCGCCGCTCGCCGCCGTTTCTACCGGTGACCCTGGCAGATCAGATCGACTGGCAGGAAATTTCAAAGGTGGCGGTGAATGCCCCGGCCCTGCCCGGCATCACCCCCGAGGTTGGTCTGGCCCGGATCTATCCCCGGCGGGCGGATTTTGCCCATGTGGTTGGCTATGTCGGCCCGGTTTCCGATTATGATCTGGACCAGATCACCGACCCGGAGCCCATCCTGCGGATCCCCCGCTTTCAGATCGGCAAGGTCGGCTTTGAGGCGAAGCGCGAAGACATGCTGCGGGGCAAGGCCGGCGCCAAGCGGGTAGAGGTCAATGCCACTGGTCGGGTGATGCGCGAGCTGGACCGCCGCGATGGCGTGGCCGGCGCGGATATGCAGCTCACCGTCGATGCCGAATTGCAAGGCTATGTTCAGGCTCGATTGGGCACTGAGAGCGCCAGCGCCGTGGTAATCGACTGCGAAAACGGTGATCTGCGCGCCATTTCCTCGGCCCCCAGTTTTGACCCCAACCTGTTTGTGCGCGGCATTTCAATTGCCGACTACCGGGAGCTGACCGAAAACACCTATCGGCCGCTGGCCAATAAATCGGTACAGGGCACCTACCCGCCAGGATCGACCTTCAAGATGATTGTTGCACTGGCAGCGCTGGAAGAAGGCATTATTGGCACCGAGGAAACTGTTTGGTGCCCTGGCTATCTTGAGGTTGCGGGCCGTCGGTTCCACTGCTGGAAACGCGGCGGCCACGGCAATGTGGATCTGAACACCTCGCTGAAACGGTCTTGTGATGTCTATTACTATGATCTGGCGCTGAAGGTCGGCATTGATAAAATTACCGCCATGGCGCAGCGCATGGGGTTGGGCATTCGCCATGATCTGCCGATGTCCGCCGTTGCCGCCGGGCTGACGCCGACCAAAGAGTGGAAAAGCCGCAATCGCGGGGAAGACTGGCTGATTGGCGACACCGCCAATGCCTCTATCGGGCAGGGCTTTATGCTGGCGTCACCGATGCAACTGGCGGTGATGACCGCGCGGCTGGCCACCGGGCGCAGCATTACGCCGCGGCTGATCAAATCCATCGATGGCATCGAACAGCCCAACGGCGCGGGGGTGCCCCTGGGGTTGAACGAAAACAATCTGCGCACCGTGCGCAAAGGCATGTTTTCAGTATCAAACGACCGGCGCGGCACCGGGTATAAGTCTCGGATCATTGAAGAAACAATGCGTATGGCGGGCAAGTCCGGCACCAGCCAGGTCCGCAATATCACCGCCGCCGAACGCGCTGCCGGGGTGATCCGCAACAGGGATCTGCCCTGGGAACGGCGCGACCACGCGCTGTTTGTCAGCTTTGCCCCCTTTGATAATCCGAAATTTGCCATCGCGGTTATTGTCGAGCACGGCGGCGGAGGCTCCACAGCCGCCGCCCCGATTGTCCGCGATGTCATGCTGCAAGCGCTTTACGGTGGCACCCCGCCGCTGGCGGCCTATCCGAAGAAAGACCGCAATCGGATCAAAGCGCAGCAGGAGCGACTGGAGCGAGAACGCCCGGCTCGGCTGCAGGACGCGAGCGACCGCGCATGAGCTATCTGGAGTATAATGCCAAGACCACCCCAACCGGGCTGCGCAAGATCTTGTTTCTGAACTGGCCGCTGGTGCTACTGCTGATCTCGGTGGCCTGCATTGGCTTTCTCATGCTCTATTCGGTGGCCGGAGGATCAGTCCGCCCCTGGGTGGAACCACAGGTGAAACGCTTTGGCATGGGGCTGGCAGTGATGTTCTTCATCGCCATGGTGCCGATCTGGTTTTGGCGCAACATGGCAGTTGTGGCCTATCTGAGCTCCATTGCCCTGCTGCTGGCGGTGGAGTTTTTTGGCACGATTGGCATGGGGGCGCAGCGCTGGATTGACCTGGGCTTTATGCGGTTGCAGCCCTCTGAACTGACCAAGATCACCCTGGTGATGCTGCTGGCCGCCTACTACGATTGGCTCCCCCGTGAGCAAACCTCGCGGCCGCTGTGGATAGCGATCCCGGTGGTGGCGATTATGGTGCCGACGTTTATGGTGCTGCGCCAGCCCGATCTTGGCACCTCGATCCTGCTGCTGGCAGCGGGCGGCGGCGTGATGTTCCTGGCCGGGGTACACTGGGCCTATTTTGCCGCAGTGATCGCGGCCGGGGTTGGCCTGATCACCGCGGTGTTCCAAGGTCGCGGCACCTCCTGGCAGTTGCTCAAGGACTATCAATATCGGCGCATTGATACCTTTCTGGACCCCTCAACCGACCCGCTGGGCGCCGGCTATCACATCACCCAGTCGAAGATCGCCTTGGGGTCTGGCGGTTGGTCCGGGCGTGGCTTTATGCAGGGCACCCAATCGCGGCTGAATTTTCTGCCCGAGAAACACACGGATTTCATTTTCACAACTCTGGCCGAGGAATTTGGGTTTGTTGGCGGCGTCTCGTTGCTGGGCATCTACATGCTGATCGTGGTGTTTTGTATCGCCGCGGCGCTGGCCACCAAAGACCGGTTTTCCGCGTTGGTGATCATGGGGGTATCAATCACCTTTTTCCTGTATTTTGCGGTCAATATGTCGATGGTCATGGGGCTTGCTCCGGTGGTTGGGGTGCCATTACCAATGGTGTCCTACGGAGGCTCCGTGATGCTAGTGCTGCTGGCGGCCTTTGGCCTTGTGCAGAGCGCCCATGTCCATAGGCCGCGTTAAGGGGCATCAAAGGGGGCCAGCCCCCTCTTGGCCTGACGGCCAATTCACTCCCGGGATATTTTTGGCCAGATGAAGAGCGGATGGATCTGGGAGACCTGTCTGGTGTTACTGAATAGCCAATTGGGGGTTGCACGCCGCCGCGTTCCCACTCAGGGTCCGGGAAATCACTATTGGGATGCAGCGCCATGAGCATTTTTCACCTCGCCTATCACGTCGATGACCTACAGCGGGCCCGCGCCTTTTATGGCGGGGTTCTGGGTTGCGCCGAGGGCCGCAGCACCAAGACCTGGGTTGATTTCAACTTCTTTGGTCACCAGATCTCGCTGCATCTGGGGCCGGTCTTTGCGACAACCAATTCCGGCCAGGTCGGAGAGCACATGGTGCCAATGCCGCATTTGGGGGTGATCCTGCCACAGGACCAGTGGCAGGTCTTGGCTGATAACCTGGTGGTCAAGAATGTGGATTTCACCATATCCCCAACCACCCGTTTCACCGGGGAGCCGGGAGAGCAAAGCACAATGTTCTTCCATGATCCGGCAGGCAACCCGATTGAGATCAAAGGCTTCACAGATATGGCCGGAGTTTTTGCCCGATGATCAACGTCCAGTTCGCCGCCCTCCCCCCACGTTGGGACACTTATGCCGCACCGCTCAAGGCGGCCTTTGGCCAGGCCGGGCTGGATGTTGATTTGCGGGTCGACCACGCGCCGGACAGTGTGGATTACATCATCTATGCGCCCAATGGCCCGTTGTCGGATTTCACCCCCTACACCCGATGCAAGTCGGTGCATAGCCTCTGGGCAGGGGTGGAAAAGATCGTTGGCAACGCCAGCCTGACGATGCCCCTGTGCCGGATGGTGGATCCGGGGCTGACCGCCGGCATGGTGGAATGGGTGACCGGCCATGTCCTGCGCTACCACCTGGATATTGACCGTGCCATCTTACAGCAGGATCAATGGGAGCCCAAGGTGCCCCCCTTGGCAATGGAGCGCCCGGTCACCGTTCTGGGGCAAGGCGCGCTTGGGCAGGCCTGCGCCAGCGCATTATCGCAACTGGGGTTTCCGGTGACAGGATGGTCTCGCGCGCCCAAGGTGATCGAAGGCATTACCTGTCGACATGGGGCTGAGGGGCTGGTGCAGGCATTGACCAGCGCTGAAATTGTGGTGCTCCTGCTGCCGGACACGTCGGCAACCGAGAATACACTGAACGCGCGAACATTGGCACAGCTTCCCAAAGGCGCGCGGATCATCAATCCGGGCCGAGGGCCTTTGATCGACGATGCCGCGCTACTGGATGCATTGGACTGCGGTCATATCGCGCATGCCACACTGGATGTCTTCCGCATTGAGCCGCTGCCCAGTGATCACCCCTATTGGGCGCATCCCAAGGTCACTGTCACCCCACATATTGCCGCCGAAACCCGCACCATTACCTCCGCACAGGTGATAGCCGAGAACATCCGGCGCGGCGAAGCTGCAGAGCCATATTTGCATCTGGTGGATCGCGATCTGGGGTACTGACCGCAAAAGAAGGCGCCAGCGCGCGCCTTCTTCTTGTTTCAAATACCTCCGCCGGAGGCCGCGCCCGGGACGGGCGCTTTAGCTGGCCCCCAGCCCCCGCCCCTTGAGCAGGGCCTCCACCCCCGGCAACCGGCCCCGGAACGCCACATATAATTCGCCCGGATCCTGCGAGCCGCCGGTCGACAGAATGGTGTCTTCCAACGCCTTGGCCCGCTCGGCATCAAAGGCCCCTCCGGCCTCCTCAAAGGCGGCAAATGCATCGGCGTCCATCACCTCGGACCACATGTAGCTGTAATAACCCGAACTGTAGCCGTCGCCCGCAAAGACATGCGCGAAATGCGGGCTGGCGTGGCGCATGGTGATCGCCGGTGGCAGGCCAATCTCGCTCAACACCTCATCTTGTTTGGCCATCACATCTGTCGGCGCCGCACCCTCATGAAAGGCCAGATCGACCAGCGCCGAGGCTACATATTCCACCGTCTGGAACCCCATATCAAAATTGGCGGCGCCCAGCACCTTGTTCAGCAGCTCTTGCGGCATCGCAGCACCTGTGTCTGCGTGGGTGGCAAATTCAGCCAGCACCTCGGGGACCTCAAGCCAGTGTTCATACAATTGGCTGGGCAGTTCGACAAAATCCCGCGCCACGGAGGTGCCCGAGATGCTCTCATAACTCACATTCGACAGCATCTGGTGCAGCGCATGACCAAACTCGTGGAACAGGGTGCGGGCATCGTCCCAGGACAGCAGCGCCGGCTCTGCCTTGGCAAAATTGCAGACGTTGATCACCACAGGTGCCTGCACCTGCGGGAACTTGGCCTGACCGCGCATGGCAGAACACCAGGCGCCAGAGCGTTTAGAGCCGCGGGCAAAATAATCGCCGATGAACACAGCCACATGTTTGCCATCCCGCGTAACCTCCCAGGCGCGGCAATCGGGGTGGTACAGGTCCACGTCCAGCGGTGCAAACTGCAACCCGAACAGGCGGGTGGCACAGGCAAACGAGGCCTCGATCATCCGGTCCAGTTGCAAATAGGGCTTCAACTCGGCCTCATCCAGATCATGTTCGACCTTGCGGCGCTTTTCAGCATAGTAGCGCCAGTCCCAGGGCTGCAGATCACCATTGATGCCATCGGCCTGCATCATTTGGGTCAGCACCTCGGCGTCGGCCTCAGCCCGCGATTTGGCGGGGGCCCAGACTTCCATCAACAAGCTGCGCACCGCGTCTGGCGTCTTGGCCATCTCGGTTTCCAGCTTGTAATCGGCAAAGCTGTCATAGCCCAGAAGCTGCGCCCGCTCATGGCGCAGCGCCAAGATCTCGGCGGCGATTTCACGGTTGTCGGTTTCGCCGCCATTGGCCCCACGGGCAACCCAGGCGTTGAAAGCCACCTCGCGCAGGTCACGACGCTTTGAGAACTGCAGGAACGGCGTGATGATCGAGCGTGACAGGGTCACCACCGGGCCATCAGCGCCTTTCTCAACACCAGCCGCGCGGGCCGCATCAACCGCAAAATCAGGCAGGCCTTGCAGATCCTTCTCAGCCAGCGGCATGAACCAGTCGCGTTCATCCGCCAGCAGGTTTTGGGTAAACGAGGTGCCCAGCGTTGCCAACCTGCCCTTGATCGCTTGCATCCGGGTATCATCAGCGCCGGTCAGCGCCGCCCCACCGCGCACAAAACCACGGTGGGTCAGCATCAGCACCCGCTGTTGTTCGCCGGTCAGATCCAGGGTTTCACGGGCGTCCCAGACGGCGGCAATACGGGCAAACAGCGCCTTGTTGGCGGTGATGGCCGACGAATGCGCCGCCAGCTTGGGCGAGAATTCACGCTGCAGGGCCTCTCGTTTGGGATTGCTGTCAGCGCCAGCGACACTGAAAAACACCGACAGAACCTGGTCCAGCTCGCGGCACGGGTTTTCTAGCGCCTCAATCACATTGGCAAATGTTGGCGGCTCAGTGCTACCGGCAATGGCTGCGATCTGGGCGTTGTGCGCGATCAGCGCCTGATCCAGTGCAGGGGCAAAATCCTCGTCAGAAATATCCCCAAACGGGGCAATTTGGAATGGAGTGTCCCAGTGGGGCAAAAGCGGGTTGGTCATGGCAAAGTCTCCTTTGCCAGCAAGCTAGTGCTTGGTCCAACCCGACTTCAATACCCTAGGCCCAACAAAGCACGCCGCTAGGCAATAGAGTTGCTTACTCAGTCGTTTCTTTGTCCCGCAGGTGGCGTTCAAATCGGCGCAGGGCCAGCGACAGGCTGATGGTCATGGTCAGATAGATCAGTGCGACCACATTATAGGTCTCAAAATAGCGGAAGTTGCCGGCCGCAATCACCTTGCCCAGCTGGGTGACATCCAGCACCCCCAGCACCGACACCAGCGAGCTGTCCTTGACCAGTGCCACAAAATCATTGCCCAGCGGCGGCATGATAGTGCGAATGGCCTGCGGAAAGATCACCAGCCGGAACTGTTGCCAGCCATTCAGACCCAGCGCCTTGGCGGCCTCAATCTGGCCCTCCTCGACCGCTTGCAGACCGGCGCGGAACACTTCGGAGATAAACGCCGAATAGGCCACCATCAGCGCAATGATCGCCCGCCAGATCAGCGGGAACTGGCGGGTGCGGATCGGCTCCAGACCGATCATATCGCCCAGATAATTGCGCAATTCCACCAGCGCCGGCGCCAAGGCAAAGGCCACATACAGCAGCAGCACAATGATGGGAACACCCCGCACCACCTCGACATAGAACCGGGTGACCTGGCGCACCACCAGCCATTTGGAGCCCGCCCCCAGCGCCAGTAACAGACCAAGCAACGAGGCCAGCGTAAAGCTGACGATGGTGACAAAGATGGTGGTCTTTATCCCCTTTGTCAGGGTTGTCAGGATCTGCAGATACAGCTCACTCGCCACCACCTGCCATCCCAGATACAGCCCGATCAGCACAACGGCGGCCAACCACCAGGGAAAGTCTTCTTTGTCGTTTGAGGAAGCAGCCATCGTCATCTTTCAAGAGAAACCCCGGCCCAATGGACCGGGGAATAATTAGGTTCAGAGCGATAGGCCGTTACTGACCAAGTTTATAGTCAAGGAACCATTTGGTGTTCAGTGCTTCCAGGGTGCCGTCGGCCTCCATCGAGGCGATAGCGGCGTTGATCGAAGGGACCAGCTTGCTGCCCTTGGGGAAGATAAAGCCAAAATCCTCGGTGCCCAGCGGTTCACCAACAATTTTCAAACCACCATTTGATGCGGTCACATAGCCATTGGCGGCGGTGCTGTCCGACAGCGCCAGATCAACGTCGCCAACCCGCAACGCCTGAATTGCGGCACCAAAGTTTTCAAACAGCTTGATGCGCGGATTGGCCTCGTCACCGTCCAGGATATCATAGACCGTCACATAGAATGGTGTGGTGCCGGGCTGTGCCGCAGCCAGAAAGTCACTGTTGGCGGCAAAACCAGCCGCGTCGTCAAAGCGGCTCTCATCTCCGGCCACAATCATGCGCATCTGCGAAGTCAGGTATTTGTCAGAAAAGTCGACCTTTTCCATGCGATCTTCGCGGATGGTGATGCCGGTCATGCCCAGATCATACTGACCTTCGCTGACGGCCGGGATCATCGCATCCCAGCTGCTGTTTTCATAGACCACGGTGATGTTGATACGCTTGGCGATTTCCGCCATGGCGTCATATTCCCAGCCGATGGCATTGCCGGTTTTCGGGTCCATGAATTGCAACGGCGGATAGGCATTTTCAGTGGCAACAACCACTTCCTGTCCGCCCAGATCAGGCAAGTCCGCCGCGAGTGC from Parasedimentitalea psychrophila harbors:
- a CDS encoding 2-hydroxyacid dehydrogenase yields the protein MINVQFAALPPRWDTYAAPLKAAFGQAGLDVDLRVDHAPDSVDYIIYAPNGPLSDFTPYTRCKSVHSLWAGVEKIVGNASLTMPLCRMVDPGLTAGMVEWVTGHVLRYHLDIDRAILQQDQWEPKVPPLAMERPVTVLGQGALGQACASALSQLGFPVTGWSRAPKVIEGITCRHGAEGLVQALTSAEIVVLLLPDTSATENTLNARTLAQLPKGARIINPGRGPLIDDAALLDALDCGHIAHATLDVFRIEPLPSDHPYWAHPKVTVTPHIAAETRTITSAQVIAENIRRGEAAEPYLHLVDRDLGY
- the mrdA gene encoding penicillin-binding protein 2 encodes the protein MKRNPKELETTHRTLSRRALLLGGFQLVFAGGLAMRMRHLQVDQADQFRLLAEENRINIRLLAPARGEIFDRNGIALARNSPSYRIIIVPEDAGDVDKVIKDLSRLIEIDPKDLERAIAEMRRSPPFLPVTLADQIDWQEISKVAVNAPALPGITPEVGLARIYPRRADFAHVVGYVGPVSDYDLDQITDPEPILRIPRFQIGKVGFEAKREDMLRGKAGAKRVEVNATGRVMRELDRRDGVAGADMQLTVDAELQGYVQARLGTESASAVVIDCENGDLRAISSAPSFDPNLFVRGISIADYRELTENTYRPLANKSVQGTYPPGSTFKMIVALAALEEGIIGTEETVWCPGYLEVAGRRFHCWKRGGHGNVDLNTSLKRSCDVYYYDLALKVGIDKITAMAQRMGLGIRHDLPMSAVAAGLTPTKEWKSRNRGEDWLIGDTANASIGQGFMLASPMQLAVMTARLATGRSITPRLIKSIDGIEQPNGAGVPLGLNENNLRTVRKGMFSVSNDRRGTGYKSRIIEETMRMAGKSGTSQVRNITAAERAAGVIRNRDLPWERRDHALFVSFAPFDNPKFAIAVIVEHGGGGSTAAAPIVRDVMLQALYGGTPPLAAYPKKDRNRIKAQQERLERERPARLQDASDRA
- a CDS encoding amino acid ABC transporter permease, giving the protein MAASSNDKEDFPWWLAAVVLIGLYLGWQVVASELYLQILTTLTKGIKTTIFVTIVSFTLASLLGLLLALGAGSKWLVVRQVTRFYVEVVRGVPIIVLLLYVAFALAPALVELRNYLGDMIGLEPIRTRQFPLIWRAIIALMVAYSAFISEVFRAGLQAVEEGQIEAAKALGLNGWQQFRLVIFPQAIRTIMPPLGNDFVALVKDSSLVSVLGVLDVTQLGKVIAAGNFRYFETYNVVALIYLTMTISLSLALRRFERHLRDKETTE
- a CDS encoding rod shape-determining protein MreD, with product MANTSPAHVWIMRAAFPALALLIMFFHLLPLDTVPRKWAPPDLLVASALAWSLRRPDYLPTVLLAVTLLLADLMFQRPPGLLALLVLLACEYLKPRALSHRDTGFAAEWLSVSLVLTAITVLNRMALALVGVQQAPFGLILIQMILTIAAYPLVVLVSQSILGVRRMSSTELETLGIRL
- a CDS encoding transporter substrate-binding domain-containing protein, with translation MKTIFTVAAAAVFGLASGALAADLPDLGGQEVVVATENAYPPLQFMDPKTGNAIGWEYDAMAEIAKRINITVVYENSSWDAMIPAVSEGQYDLGMTGITIREDRMEKVDFSDKYLTSQMRMIVAGDESRFDDAAGFAANSDFLAAAQPGTTPFYVTVYDILDGDEANPRIKLFENFGAAIQALRVGDVDLALSDSTAANGYVTASNGGLKIVGEPLGTEDFGFIFPKGSKLVPSINAAIASMEADGTLEALNTKWFLDYKLGQ
- a CDS encoding M3 family metallopeptidase — its product is MTNPLLPHWDTPFQIAPFGDISDEDFAPALDQALIAHNAQIAAIAGSTEPPTFANVIEALENPCRELDQVLSVFFSVAGADSNPKREALQREFSPKLAAHSSAITANKALFARIAAVWDARETLDLTGEQQRVLMLTHRGFVRGGAALTGADDTRMQAIKGRLATLGTSFTQNLLADERDWFMPLAEKDLQGLPDFAVDAARAAGVEKGADGPVVTLSRSIITPFLQFSKRRDLREVAFNAWVARGANGGETDNREIAAEILALRHERAQLLGYDSFADYKLETEMAKTPDAVRSLLMEVWAPAKSRAEADAEVLTQMMQADGINGDLQPWDWRYYAEKRRKVEHDLDEAELKPYLQLDRMIEASFACATRLFGLQFAPLDVDLYHPDCRAWEVTRDGKHVAVFIGDYFARGSKRSGAWCSAMRGQAKFPQVQAPVVINVCNFAKAEPALLSWDDARTLFHEFGHALHQMLSNVSYESISGTSVARDFVELPSQLYEHWLEVPEVLAEFATHADTGAAMPQELLNKVLGAANFDMGFQTVEYVASALVDLAFHEGAAPTDVMAKQDEVLSEIGLPPAITMRHASPHFAHVFAGDGYSSGYYSYMWSEVMDADAFAAFEEAGGAFDAERAKALEDTILSTGGSQDPGELYVAFRGRLPGVEALLKGRGLGAS
- a CDS encoding VOC family protein, with product MSIFHLAYHVDDLQRARAFYGGVLGCAEGRSTKTWVDFNFFGHQISLHLGPVFATTNSGQVGEHMVPMPHLGVILPQDQWQVLADNLVVKNVDFTISPTTRFTGEPGEQSTMFFHDPAGNPIEIKGFTDMAGVFAR
- the rodA gene encoding rod shape-determining protein RodA, coding for MSYLEYNAKTTPTGLRKILFLNWPLVLLLISVACIGFLMLYSVAGGSVRPWVEPQVKRFGMGLAVMFFIAMVPIWFWRNMAVVAYLSSIALLLAVEFFGTIGMGAQRWIDLGFMRLQPSELTKITLVMLLAAYYDWLPREQTSRPLWIAIPVVAIMVPTFMVLRQPDLGTSILLLAAGGGVMFLAGVHWAYFAAVIAAGVGLITAVFQGRGTSWQLLKDYQYRRIDTFLDPSTDPLGAGYHITQSKIALGSGGWSGRGFMQGTQSRLNFLPEKHTDFIFTTLAEEFGFVGGVSLLGIYMLIVVFCIAAALATKDRFSALVIMGVSITFFLYFAVNMSMVMGLAPVVGVPLPMVSYGGSVMLVLLAAFGLVQSAHVHRPR